In Pyricularia oryzae 70-15 chromosome 2, whole genome shotgun sequence, one genomic interval encodes:
- a CDS encoding plasma membrane ATPase — MADSTQPTGAGPAINTPIESGKFDEKEGLAHNPAAKPKVADEEEEDEDIDALIEDLESVDGHGDLEEEEEEAGPGAARVIPEDLLQTSTRTGLTEQEVQARRRKYGLNQMKEEKENLIMKFLGYFIGPVQFVMEAAVILAAGLQHWVDFAVICALLLLNACVGFIQEFQAGSIVDELKKTLALKAVVLRDGQLKEVEAPEVVPGDILQVEEGTIIPADGRIVTDDAYLQVDQSAITGESLAVDKHKGDQCYASSAVKRGEAFVVITATGDSTFVGRAAALVNAASAGTGHFTEVLNGIGTVLLILVVFTNLVVWISSFYRNNSIVQILEFTLAITIIGVPVGLPAVVTTTMAVGAAYLAKKKAIVQKLSAIESLAGVEILCSDKTGTLTKNKLSLSEPYTVAGVEPEDLMLTACLAASRKKKGMDAIDKAFLKSLKYYPRAKAALSKYKVLEFHPFDPVSKKVTAIVESPQGEIITCVKGAPLFVLKTVEEDHEIPEAVDQDYKNKVAEFATRGFRSLGVARKRGEGAWEILGIMPCSDPPRHDTARTINEAKNLGLSIKMLTGDAVGIARETSRQLGLGTNVYNAERLGLGGGGDMPGSEVYDFVEAADGFAEVFPQHKYNVVEILQQRGYLVAMTGDGVNDAPSLKKADTGIAVEGASDAARSAADIVFLAPGLGAIIDALKTSRQIFHRMYAYVVYRIALSIHLEIYLGILIAALNQSLNINLVAFIAIFADIATLAIAYDNAPYSKSPVKWNLPKLWGMSVLLGVVLAIGTFITITTMFVHGEDGGIVQNNGQIDAVVFLEISLTENWLIFITRANGPFWSSIPSWQLTGAIFVVDIIASCFAIWGWFVGNKMTHIVAVVRIWVFSFGVFCIMGGLYYILQDSQGFDNLMHGKSPKGNQKQRSLEDFVVSLQRVSTQHEKSQ, encoded by the exons ATGGCTGATTCTACTCAACCCACGGGCGCTGGGCCCGCGATCAACACCCCGATCGAGTCTGGAAAGTTTGACGAGAAGGAGGGTTTGGCCCACAACCCGGCCGCCAAGCCCAAGGTGGCcgatgaggaggaggaagatgagGACATTGACGCCCTCATCGAGGACCTCGAGTCGGTCGATGGACACGGTGACctcgaggaggaagaggaggaagcCGGTCCCGGTGCCGCCCGTGTTATCCCAGAG GACCTGCTCCAAACCTCGACTCGCACCGGTCTCACCGAGCAGGAAGTGCAGGCTCGCCGCCGCAAGTATGGTCTTAACC AAAtgaaggaggagaaggagaatcTGATCATGAAGTTCCTTGGGTACTTCATTGGTCCCGTCCAGTTCGTCATGGAG GCCGCCGTTATCCTTGCTGCCGGTCTTCAACACTGGGTTGATTTCGCAGTCATTTGCGCTCTGC TGTTGCTTAACGCCTGTGTTGGTTTCATCCAGGAGTTCCAGGCCGGTTCCATTGTCGACGAGCTGAAGAAGACTCTGGCTCTCAAGGCTGTCGTCCTCCGTGACGGTCAGCTCAAGGAGGTCGAGGCCCCCGAGGTCGTTCCCGGTGACATTCTTCAGGTTGAGGAGGGTACCATCATTCCCGCCGACGGTCGCATTGTCACCGACGATGCCTACCTCCAGGTTGATCAGTCTGCCATCACTGGCGAGTCTCTTGCTGTCGACAAGCACAAGGGCGACCAGTGCTACGCTTCTTCGGCCGTCAAGCGTGGTGAGGCTTTCGTCGTCATCACCGCCACCGGTGACAGCACCTTCGTCGGTCGCGCCGCTGCCCTCGTCAACGCTGCTTCCGCCGGTACTGGTCACTTCACTGAGGTGCTTAACGGCATCGGCACAGTTCTCCTGATCCTGGTCGTCTTCACCAACTTGGTCGTTTGGATTTCTTCTTTCTACCGCAACAACAGCATTGTCCAGATCCTTGAGTTCACCCTGGCCATCACCATCATTGGTGTGCCCGTTGGTCTCCCCGCTGTCGTCACCACAACCATGGCCGTCGGTGCCGCCTACctcgccaagaagaaggctaTCGTTCAGAAGCTCAGCGCCATCGAGTCCCTTGCTGGTGTCGAGATTCTCTGCTCTGACAAGACCGGTACTCTGACCAAGAACAAGCTCTCGCTCTCTGAGCCCTACACTGTCGCCGGTGTCGAGCCCGAAGACCTCATGCTTACTGCCTGTCTCGCTGCCTCGCGCAAGAAGAAGGGAATGGACGCCATCGACAAGGCTTTCCTGAAGTCCCTCAAGTACTACCCCCGCGCCAAGGCCGCCCTGTCCAAGTACAAGGTCCTTGAGTTCCATCCCTTCGACCCCGTCTCCAAGAAGGTTACCGCCATTGTCGAGTCCCCCCAGGGTGAGATCATTACCTGCGTCAAGGGTGCTCCTCTTTTCGTTCTCAAGACCGTCGAGGAGGACCACGAGATCCCCGAGGCTGTCGACCAGGACTACAAGAACAAGGTTGCCGAGTTCGCTACCCGTGGTTTCCGTTCCCTTGGTGTTGCCCGTAAGCGTGGCGAGGGTGCCTGGGAGATCCTTGGTATCATGCCCTGCTCCGACCCTCCCCGTCACGATACCGCCCGCACCATCAACGAGGCCAAGAACTTGGGTCTGTCCATCAAGATGCTTACCGGTGATGCCGTCGGCATCGCTCGTGAGACTTCCCGCCAGCTCGGTCTTGGTACCAACGTCTACAACGCTGAGCGCCTGGGTcttggtggcggtggtgacATGCCCGGCTCTGAGGTTTACGACTTCGTTGAGGCTGCGGATGGTTTCGCTGAGGTTTTCCCCCAGCACAAGTACAACGTCGTCGAGATCCTGCAGCAGCGTGGCTACCTGGTTGCCATGACCGGTGACGGTGTCAACGACGCTCCCTCGCTGAAGAAGGCTGACACTGGTATCGCTGTCGAGGGTGCCTCTGACGCCGCTCGCTCTGCCGCCGATATCGTCTTCCTTGCCCCCGGTCTTGGTGCTATCATCGACGCCCTCAAGACTTCTCGCCAGATTTTCCACCGTATGTACGCATACGTCGTATACCGTATCGCTCTTTCCATCCACTTGGAGATCTACCTTGGTATCCTGATCGCGGCCCTCAACCAGTCGCTCAACATCAACCTGGTCGCTTTCATCGCCATTTTCGCTGATATCGCTACCCTGGCCATCGCCTACGACAACGCTCCTTACTCCAAGTCGCCCGTTAAGTGGAACCTGCCCAAGCTTTGGGGTATGTCCGTCCTTCTCGGTGTCGTTCTGGCCATCGGTACCTTCATTACCATCACCACCATGTTCGTCCACGGTGAGGACGGTGGTATCGTTCAGAACAACGGTCAGATCGACGCTGTCGTCTTCCTTGAGATCTCCCTTACTGAGAACTGGCTGATCTTCATCACCCGTGCCAACGGTCCCTTCTGGTCTTCTATTCCCTCGTGGCAGCTCACCGGTGCCATCTTCGTTGTCGACATCATCGCCTCTTGCTTCGCCATCTGGGGTTGGTTCGTCGGCAACAAGATGACTCACATTGTCGCTGTCGTTCGTATCTGGGTCTTCTCCTTCGGTGTCTTCTGCATCATGGGTGGTCTTTACTACATTCTCCAGGACAGCCAGGGCTTTGACAACCTCATGCACGGCAAGTCCCCTAAGGGCAACCAAAAGCAGAGGTCGCTCGAGGACTTTG TTGTCTCTCTTCAGCGTGTTTCCACCCAGCACGAGAAGTCGCAATAA
- a CDS encoding mitochondrial DNA replication protein YHM2, whose translation MSVAVPPGSPAPTLEKLEKKPVKFSNLLLGAGLNMFEVTTLGQPLEVVKTTMAANRGDGFTTALGRIWGRGGVLGFYQGLIPWAWIEASTKGAVLLFVASEAEYYARSYGASEFGGGIAGGVTGGVAQAYATMGFCTCMKTVEITKHKMAATGQAPQGTWATFMDIYRREGIRGINKGVNAVAIRQMTNWGSRFGLSRLAEQGIRDVTGKKHGEKLSAWEKILASSLGGGLSAWNQPIEVIRVEMQSKKDDPNRPKKMTVGNTFKYIYQTNGIKGLYRGVAPRIGLGVWQTVCMVALGDMAKTYVEKVTGEKVTAKH comes from the exons ATGTCTGTCGCTGTCCCTCCGGGCTCGCCTGCTCCCACGCTGGAGAAGTTGGAGAAGAAGCCCGTAAAGTTCTCCAACTTGCTCCTGGGAGCTGGTCTCAACATGTTCGAGGTCACCACTTTGGGCCAGCCCCTCGAGGTCGTCAAGACCACGATGGCTGCCAACCGTGGTGATGGCTTCACAACTGCTCTTGGACGTATTTGGGGTCGCGGTGGCGTACTCGGCT TTTACCAAggactcatcccctgggcctGGATTGAGGCCTCTACCAAGGGAGCCGTTCTGCTCTTCGTAGCGTCGGAAGCCGAATACTACGCCCGCTCTTACGGCGCGTCTGAGTTCGGAGGTGGCATCGCCGGTGGCGTGACGGGTGGTGTTGCTCAGGCATACGCCACCATGGGTTTCTGCACTTGCATGAAGACGGTCGAGAtcaccaaacacaagatgGCGGCCACCGGGCAGGCCCCCCAGGGCACGTGGGCCACTTTCATGGACATCTACCGCCGCGAAGGTATCCGTGGCATCAACAAGGGTGTCAACGCCGTCGCAATCAGGCAGATGACCAACTGGGGCTCGCGCTTCGGTCTCTCCCGTCTGGCGGAGCAGGGTATCCGCGATGTCACCGGCAAGAAGCACGGTGAGAAGCTTAGCGCCTGGGAGAAGATTCTCGCATCCTCCCTCGGTGGTGGCTTGAGCGCATGGAACCAGCCCATCGAGGTCATCCGTGTGGAGATGCAGAGCAAGAAGGACGACCCCAACCGACCCAAGAAGATGACTGTTGGCAACACCTTCAAGTACATCTACCAGACCAACGGTATCAAGGGTCTTTACCGTGGCGTCGCACCTCGTATTGGTCTTGGTGTCTGGCAAACCGTCTGCATGGTTGCTCTTGGTGATAT GGCCAAGACTTATGTCGAGAAGGTGACCGGTGAAAAGGTTACCGCCAAGCACTAA